A genome region from Pseudomonas pergaminensis includes the following:
- a CDS encoding N-acetylmuramidase family protein — MKSLQGLPRLISASVGAPGKARNLPSDVQCIQYLFNLIIPKLGFPLAENGKCDGQLVQCISQYQFRHLKYAHPDGVIDPTGKTFNSLIEEAVKVPVKAFPSMRIPSFLNAFGNNQGDAVQATVNVYLDRMRAMIEAERRNRQLMLQATCDGGMTLTDTDFQNAAKQLGNGISVNVIRAFATVESGGRSGFGPAKLPIIAFEGHQFRKYTKHIYDQAHPLLSYIYVRKAGPQWQVNNKDQVKAWETMATAFALDQEAALMSASWGMFQTMGFNYASCGYKTVFEFAAALKVNVGNQLKAFLAFCANSPALMTAMKAKDFTSMARNYNGKDYGNYDVLMKEAYEKLEGKK; from the coding sequence ATGAAAAGCCTGCAAGGGTTGCCCCGTCTTATCAGTGCTTCGGTAGGCGCTCCCGGTAAAGCCCGTAACTTGCCTTCCGATGTGCAGTGCATCCAATATTTATTCAATCTGATCATTCCCAAACTGGGCTTCCCACTGGCCGAAAACGGCAAGTGCGACGGTCAGTTGGTGCAGTGCATCAGCCAGTATCAGTTCCGTCATCTCAAATACGCGCACCCCGATGGTGTGATCGACCCGACCGGTAAAACCTTCAACAGCCTGATCGAAGAGGCGGTGAAGGTACCGGTGAAGGCGTTTCCGAGCATGCGTATTCCAAGCTTTCTGAATGCATTCGGTAACAACCAGGGTGACGCAGTGCAAGCCACCGTCAACGTGTACCTGGACCGTATGCGGGCAATGATCGAGGCTGAGCGGCGCAATCGCCAATTGATGCTCCAGGCCACGTGCGATGGCGGCATGACGCTCACCGATACGGATTTTCAGAATGCCGCCAAGCAGTTGGGCAACGGCATTTCGGTGAATGTCATCAGGGCCTTCGCCACGGTGGAGTCCGGTGGTCGCTCGGGTTTCGGGCCGGCCAAGTTACCGATCATTGCGTTTGAAGGGCACCAATTTCGCAAGTACACCAAGCATATCTACGACCAGGCGCATCCGCTGCTTTCGTACATCTATGTGAGAAAGGCCGGGCCGCAGTGGCAGGTCAATAACAAGGATCAGGTCAAGGCCTGGGAAACCATGGCCACTGCATTCGCCCTGGACCAGGAAGCGGCGTTGATGTCGGCGTCGTGGGGCATGTTTCAGACCATGGGGTTCAACTACGCCTCATGCGGTTACAAAACGGTGTTTGAGTTTGCCGCGGCATTAAAAGTGAATGTCGGTAACCAACTGAAGGCGTTTCTCGCGTTTTGCGCTAACAGCCCGGCGTTGATGACGGCCATGAAAGCCAAGGATTTCACTTCGATGGCCCGTAACTATAACGGCAAGGACTACGGCAACTATGACGTCCTGATGAAAGAAGCCTACGAGAAACTTGAAGGAAAAAAATAA
- a CDS encoding YbaB/EbfC family nucleoid-associated protein, which yields MMKGGMAGLMKQAQQMQEKMAKMQEELANAEVTGKAGGDMVSVVMTGRHDIKRVSIDPSVLPGVGEDDLEMLEALFAAAVNDAVRKIEANSQEKMGGVTAGMQLPPGMKLPF from the coding sequence ATGATGAAAGGTGGCATGGCCGGCCTGATGAAGCAGGCGCAGCAGATGCAGGAAAAGATGGCCAAGATGCAGGAAGAACTGGCCAACGCCGAAGTCACCGGTAAAGCCGGTGGCGATATGGTCAGCGTGGTGATGACCGGTCGTCACGACATCAAGCGTGTAAGCATCGACCCAAGCGTCCTGCCGGGCGTTGGCGAAGATGACCTGGAAATGCTCGAGGCGCTGTTCGCCGCGGCCGTCAACGACGCCGTGCGCAAGATCGAAGCCAACAGCCAGGAAAAAATGGGCGGTGTCACCGCTGGCATGCAACTGCCACCGGGCATGAAGCTGCCGTTCTGA
- a CDS encoding substrate-binding periplasmic protein, whose product MRVVLGALWMITTACSAAPAPLRFSVSDSWAMPMVQLEDGRPTQGILYDLMLSLATQVDRPAEFHVLARARISSAMQHGDIDVRCYVTQAWVDNLSGDYTWSIPLMVQRNLLVSTHIPPQPVQVDKLAPQAIGTVLNYRYASLDPLFANGQLSRDDARSEEQVLHKLVAGRFKFAVTNEWILDRFNQRMPVGKRLHKVAVIDEQNLGCTVRNDPNVPVQLILRTLLRMKMSGEIDQIIQLYTGETPDRN is encoded by the coding sequence ATGCGCGTAGTCCTGGGCGCTTTATGGATGATTACCACGGCTTGCAGTGCTGCGCCTGCACCGTTGCGCTTCTCGGTTTCCGACAGCTGGGCGATGCCCATGGTGCAACTGGAGGACGGCCGGCCCACCCAGGGCATTTTGTATGACCTGATGTTGAGCCTGGCCACCCAGGTGGACCGACCGGCTGAGTTCCATGTACTGGCGCGGGCGCGCATCTCGAGTGCCATGCAACATGGCGACATCGATGTGCGCTGTTATGTCACCCAGGCCTGGGTCGACAACCTGTCCGGGGACTACACTTGGAGCATCCCCTTGATGGTGCAGCGTAACCTGTTGGTGAGCACCCACATTCCTCCTCAGCCGGTGCAGGTCGACAAACTCGCGCCACAGGCCATTGGCACCGTGCTCAACTACCGCTATGCCAGCCTCGACCCGCTGTTCGCCAACGGCCAGCTCAGCCGCGATGACGCCCGCAGCGAAGAACAGGTGCTGCACAAACTGGTGGCCGGGCGTTTCAAGTTTGCCGTGACCAACGAATGGATCCTCGACCGCTTCAACCAGCGGATGCCGGTGGGCAAGCGGTTGCACAAGGTCGCGGTGATTGATGAGCAGAACCTTGGCTGCACCGTGCGCAATGACCCAAACGTGCCGGTTCAGCTCATCCTGCGCACCTTGCTGCGGATGAAAATGTCGGGGGAGATCGATCAGATCATCCAGCTCTACACCGGTGAGACTCCTGACAGGAACTGA
- a CDS encoding VOC family protein: MNTVAHYFLLYVDSPATSANFYSRLLGKPPVQLNPTFALFILDNGVKLGLWSRHTVEPAAQLTGGGGEVGLSLADKAAVDALHDQWVERGATIIQSPTTLDFGYTFVAQDLDGHRLRAFCLSD, translated from the coding sequence ATGAACACCGTCGCCCATTACTTTTTGCTCTACGTCGACAGCCCGGCCACCAGCGCCAACTTCTACAGCCGCCTGCTGGGCAAGCCGCCGGTGCAGCTCAACCCCACCTTCGCCCTGTTTATTCTCGACAATGGAGTAAAGCTGGGTTTGTGGTCGCGCCATACCGTGGAGCCAGCGGCCCAACTGACGGGCGGTGGCGGTGAAGTGGGCCTGTCGCTGGCCGATAAAGCCGCCGTGGATGCGTTGCACGACCAGTGGGTAGAGCGCGGTGCGACGATCATCCAATCACCGACCACCCTGGACTTCGGCTACACCTTCGTCGCCCAGGACCTCGATGGCCACCGGCTGCGTGCGTTTTGCCTGAGCGACTGA
- the recR gene encoding recombination mediator RecR, which produces MSFSPLIRQLIDALRTLPGVGQKTAQRMALQLLERDRSGGTRLAQALSQAMTGVGHCRQCRTLTEEELCPQCADPRRDDTLLCVVEGPMDVYAVEQTGYRGRYFVLKGHLSPLDGLGPEAIGIPQLVTRIEEQGTFTEVILATNPTVEGEATAHYIAQLLTNKGLITSRIAHGVPLGGELELVDGGTLAHSFAGRKPIAL; this is translated from the coding sequence ATGAGCTTCAGCCCCCTGATTCGCCAACTGATCGACGCCCTGCGCACATTGCCGGGCGTGGGCCAGAAAACCGCCCAGCGCATGGCGCTGCAACTGCTTGAGCGTGATCGCAGCGGTGGCACCCGGTTGGCCCAGGCCTTGAGCCAGGCCATGACCGGGGTAGGCCACTGCCGCCAGTGCCGCACGCTGACCGAAGAAGAACTCTGCCCGCAATGCGCCGACCCGCGCCGTGACGACACGCTGCTGTGCGTGGTGGAAGGACCGATGGATGTGTATGCGGTGGAGCAGACTGGCTATCGCGGGCGCTACTTTGTGCTCAAGGGCCACCTGTCGCCGCTGGACGGCCTGGGCCCGGAGGCCATCGGCATTCCACAGCTGGTGACGCGCATCGAAGAACAGGGCACCTTTACCGAAGTGATCCTGGCCACCAACCCGACAGTGGAAGGTGAGGCGACCGCGCATTACATCGCTCAACTGCTGACCAACAAAGGCTTGATCACTTCGCGTATTGCCCACGGTGTGCCGCTGGGCGGCGAGTTGGAGTTGGTCGATGGTGGCACGCTGGCGCACTCCTTCGCCGGCCGCAAACCGATCGCCCTTTAA
- a CDS encoding LysR family transcriptional regulator, whose product MELAQLKMVRAVAQTGSVAQAAVQLHCVPSNITTRIKQLESELGTPLFIRAGRGLAISAAGEIFLEYCERILALVDESKRAVDANAIPRGTLRIGAVESSASGRLPPLLAEYHRRYPDVSLELVTGAWGELLDDLQHHRLDVALVAAGNKRAKLEHSVVYSERLVLIASATSDPIHGAEDLAGRTLLVWPPGCPYRAALENWVKPHAFKPAIASYASWGTIIGCVSAGIGVALAPEGILARYEQANQLASYRFEELQAVDNLLFWHKDTQRHVARDAFAGLLREIFG is encoded by the coding sequence ATGGAACTGGCCCAACTGAAAATGGTGCGAGCGGTGGCACAAACCGGCAGCGTGGCCCAGGCCGCCGTGCAATTGCATTGCGTGCCGTCCAACATCACCACGCGTATCAAGCAGCTGGAAAGCGAGTTGGGCACACCGCTGTTTATTCGCGCCGGGCGTGGGCTGGCGATCAGTGCTGCCGGTGAGATCTTCCTGGAGTACTGCGAACGCATCCTGGCGCTGGTGGACGAATCCAAACGCGCCGTGGACGCCAACGCCATTCCCCGTGGCACCCTGCGTATCGGCGCGGTGGAGTCGAGCGCCAGCGGGCGCTTGCCGCCACTGTTGGCGGAGTATCACCGACGCTACCCGGACGTCAGCCTGGAACTGGTCACCGGCGCCTGGGGCGAACTGCTCGACGACCTGCAACACCACCGCCTGGACGTGGCCCTGGTGGCCGCCGGCAATAAGCGCGCAAAGCTCGAACACAGCGTGGTCTACAGCGAACGCCTGGTGCTGATCGCCAGCGCCACCAGCGACCCGATCCACGGCGCCGAAGACCTGGCCGGCCGCACCTTGCTGGTGTGGCCTCCCGGCTGCCCCTACCGGGCGGCGCTGGAAAACTGGGTCAAGCCGCACGCCTTCAAGCCGGCGATTGCCAGCTATGCCAGTTGGGGCACGATCATCGGTTGCGTCAGTGCCGGGATTGGCGTGGCGCTCGCGCCGGAAGGCATCCTGGCCCGCTATGAGCAGGCCAATCAGCTGGCATCGTATCGCTTTGAGGAATTGCAGGCAGTGGACAACCTGCTGTTCTGGCACAAGGACACCCAGCGGCATGTGGCACGGGATGCGTTTGCCGGGTTACTCCGCGAAATATTCGGTTGA
- a CDS encoding acyl-CoA dehydrogenase family protein, with product MSAYQDYFDPSHQLVRDSVRRFVERELLPGIEQWEEAQSFPRELYLKAGAVGILGIGYPQALGGSHEGDLFAKVAASEELMRCGSGGVVAGLGSLDIGLPPVVKWARPEVRERVAPQVLAGAKIIALAVTEPGGGSDVASLQTRAIRDGDHYRVSGSKTFITSGIRADFYTVAVRTGGPGFAGISLLLIEKDTPGFTVGQPLKKMGWWASDTAELFFDDCRVPVGNLIGAENMGFACIMGNFQSERLALALMANMTAQLALEESLAWAAQREAFGKPIGKFQVIKHRLAEMATAVEVSREFTYRQAAKMAAGLSVIKEISMAKNLATDTADRVTYDAVQILGGQGYMRGNLVERLYRDNRILSIGGGTREVMNEIISKQMGL from the coding sequence ATGTCTGCCTACCAGGACTACTTCGACCCCAGCCACCAATTGGTCCGCGACAGCGTGCGTCGCTTTGTCGAGCGCGAGCTGCTGCCGGGCATCGAGCAGTGGGAGGAGGCGCAGAGCTTTCCGCGCGAGCTGTACCTCAAGGCCGGCGCGGTGGGGATCCTCGGCATCGGTTATCCGCAAGCCTTGGGCGGTAGCCATGAAGGTGACCTGTTCGCAAAGGTTGCGGCCAGTGAAGAGCTGATGCGTTGTGGCTCCGGTGGTGTGGTCGCCGGGCTTGGTTCGCTGGATATCGGCCTGCCACCGGTCGTCAAATGGGCCCGGCCCGAGGTGCGCGAGCGCGTGGCGCCGCAGGTCCTGGCCGGTGCAAAGATCATCGCCCTGGCGGTCACCGAGCCGGGTGGCGGCTCTGATGTCGCCAGCCTGCAAACCCGCGCCATCCGCGACGGCGACCATTACCGCGTCAGCGGCAGCAAGACCTTCATCACCAGCGGTATCCGCGCCGATTTCTACACCGTCGCCGTGCGCACCGGCGGGCCGGGCTTTGCCGGCATCAGCCTACTGCTGATCGAAAAAGACACGCCGGGTTTCACTGTCGGCCAGCCCCTGAAGAAAATGGGCTGGTGGGCGTCGGACACGGCTGAATTATTCTTTGACGATTGCCGGGTGCCCGTCGGCAACCTGATCGGCGCGGAGAACATGGGGTTTGCCTGCATCATGGGCAACTTCCAGAGCGAACGCCTGGCGCTGGCCCTGATGGCCAACATGACTGCGCAGTTGGCCCTGGAGGAAAGCCTTGCATGGGCCGCCCAGCGCGAAGCCTTCGGTAAGCCCATCGGCAAGTTCCAGGTGATCAAGCATCGACTGGCAGAGATGGCCACCGCCGTGGAAGTCTCCCGCGAATTCACCTACCGCCAGGCGGCGAAAATGGCGGCCGGCCTCAGCGTGATCAAGGAGATTTCCATGGCCAAGAACCTCGCCACCGACACCGCCGACCGCGTCACCTACGACGCGGTGCAGATTCTCGGTGGGCAGGGCTATATGCGCGGCAACCTGGTGGAGCGGCTGTATCGGGATAACCGCATCCTGTCGATTGGCGGGGGGACGCGTGAAGTGATGAACGAGATCATCAGTAAGCAGATGGGGTTGTGA
- a CDS encoding DMT family transporter, whose product MNTPSPLKLTLVIASVILCWAYSPIGVHMGLHSYSPGQLALLRFLIASVFMAAVALVLGIGRPCLRDVPWLLVLSFFGVFLHHTSLNYGQQFVTAAASSVLAQSAPLFSVLIAFFCLKERVSLWRWSCVSLGLLGVLVVIWGDHGVGDIDPRGLLILLAAVSWSLYFAIQKHYAHRYSPLTMACYMVWAGTLMLCVNLPGLPAAVMQAPAPENLAVLVLGVFPSALAYLAWGYVLKHVEVSRASVAMYLIPPVAMTMAATLLGEHIALQVVLGGVIVLTSVAAISLEGRWRSVAQAKRTQPVAIEVLGDEGVAEVQGGR is encoded by the coding sequence ATGAATACCCCGTCACCCCTGAAGCTTACGCTAGTCATCGCCAGCGTCATCCTCTGTTGGGCCTATTCGCCGATTGGCGTGCACATGGGCCTGCACAGCTACAGCCCCGGCCAGCTCGCGTTGTTGCGGTTTCTGATCGCCTCGGTGTTCATGGCCGCTGTGGCGCTGGTGCTGGGCATCGGCCGGCCATGCCTACGGGATGTGCCGTGGCTGCTGGTGCTGAGTTTTTTTGGCGTGTTCCTGCACCACACCAGCCTTAATTACGGCCAGCAGTTCGTGACTGCGGCGGCATCCAGCGTGCTGGCACAATCGGCACCGCTGTTCAGCGTGTTGATCGCGTTTTTCTGTTTGAAGGAACGGGTCAGCCTGTGGCGCTGGAGCTGTGTGTCGCTGGGCTTGCTCGGGGTGCTGGTGGTGATCTGGGGCGATCACGGCGTGGGCGATATCGACCCGCGCGGCTTGCTGATCCTGCTGGCGGCGGTGTCGTGGAGCCTGTACTTCGCCATCCAGAAACACTACGCCCATCGCTACAGCCCGCTGACGATGGCTTGCTACATGGTGTGGGCGGGCACCTTGATGCTCTGCGTGAACCTGCCGGGGCTGCCAGCTGCCGTTATGCAGGCGCCGGCGCCCGAGAACCTCGCGGTGCTGGTGCTCGGGGTTTTCCCCAGCGCCCTGGCATACTTGGCCTGGGGGTATGTGCTGAAACATGTCGAGGTCAGCCGCGCGTCGGTGGCCATGTACCTGATCCCGCCAGTGGCGATGACGATGGCGGCGACGCTGCTGGGTGAGCACATCGCCCTGCAAGTGGTGCTGGGCGGTGTGATCGTGTTGACCAGCGTGGCCGCTATCAGCCTGGAAGGGCGCTGGCGGTCAGTCGCTCAGGCAAAACGCACGCAGCCGGTGGCCATCGAGGTCCTGGGCGACGAAGGTGTAGCCGAAGTCCAGGGTGGTCGGTGA
- the dnaX gene encoding DNA polymerase III subunit gamma/tau translates to MSYQVLARKWRPRSFREMVGQTHVLKALINALDSQRLHHAYLFTGTRGVGKTTIARIIAKCLNCETGITSTPCGTCSVCKEIDEGRFVDLIEIDAASRTKVEDTRELLDNVQYAPSRGRFKVYLIDEVHMLSSHSFNALLKTLEEPPPYVKFILATTDPQKLPATILSRCLQFSLKNMTPERVVEHLTHVLGVENVPFEDDALWLLGRAADGSMRDAMSLTDQAIAFGEGKVMAADVRAMLGTLDHGQVFDVLHALIEGDAKALLEAVRHLSEQGPDWNGVLSEILNVLHRVAIAQALPEGVDNGHGDRDRVLALAQALPAEDVQFYYQMGLIGRRDLPLAPDPRGGFEMVLLRMLAFRPADSADAPRQPLKPVGISQATVDSAKPVAGAAVVAPVVAAPAPVAPAPEPEPEPEPETVSAAPVVAPEPANEPEPVVDLPWNDPVETDVEVELAPAVEPVLETSSEQPELTPMPTPTPDSVVLDAPEWVSAPVPEPTVAQVEAATPGIDLDDEPPLDEDYIEPDMDSAYSYLDDLASEHTAEPAPEPEAEPAAAPATGLALQWLELFPKLPISGMTGSIAANCTLISIEGDHWLLHLDPAHSALFNATQQRRLNDALNQYHERPLTIAIELIKPEQETPAQAATRRRINRQREAEDSIHGDPLIQQMMQQFGAVVRHDTIEPVEAPVPQAS, encoded by the coding sequence ATGAGTTATCAGGTTCTTGCACGTAAATGGCGTCCGCGCTCGTTCCGCGAAATGGTCGGCCAGACCCATGTGCTCAAGGCTCTGATCAATGCCTTGGACAGCCAACGGCTGCACCACGCCTACCTGTTCACCGGTACCCGGGGGGTGGGCAAGACCACCATTGCGCGCATCATCGCCAAATGCCTGAACTGTGAAACCGGTATTACTTCAACGCCGTGCGGCACCTGTTCGGTGTGCAAGGAAATCGACGAAGGGCGTTTTGTCGACCTGATCGAGATCGACGCCGCGAGCCGCACCAAGGTCGAAGACACCCGCGAGCTGCTCGACAACGTGCAGTACGCGCCCAGCCGTGGCCGCTTCAAGGTCTACCTGATCGACGAAGTGCACATGCTCTCCAGCCACTCCTTCAACGCTTTGTTGAAAACCCTGGAAGAGCCGCCGCCCTACGTCAAATTCATCCTGGCCACCACCGACCCTCAGAAACTTCCTGCAACGATTCTGTCGCGGTGCCTGCAGTTCTCCCTGAAAAACATGACCCCCGAGCGCGTGGTCGAGCATTTGACCCACGTGCTGGGCGTCGAGAACGTCCCGTTCGAAGACGATGCACTGTGGTTGCTCGGCCGCGCCGCCGACGGTTCGATGCGCGACGCCATGAGCCTCACCGACCAGGCCATCGCCTTTGGTGAAGGCAAGGTCATGGCCGCCGACGTGCGCGCCATGCTCGGTACCCTGGACCACGGCCAGGTGTTCGACGTGCTGCATGCGCTGATCGAAGGCGACGCCAAGGCGTTGCTCGAGGCCGTACGCCACCTGTCGGAGCAAGGCCCGGACTGGAATGGCGTGCTCTCGGAAATCCTCAATGTGCTGCACCGCGTCGCCATCGCCCAGGCCCTGCCCGAAGGGGTCGACAATGGCCACGGCGACCGCGACCGCGTGCTGGCCTTGGCCCAGGCGTTGCCGGCCGAAGACGTGCAGTTCTACTACCAGATGGGCCTGATTGGTCGCCGCGACCTGCCCCTGGCGCCCGACCCGAGGGGCGGCTTCGAAATGGTGCTGCTGCGGATGCTGGCCTTCCGGCCTGCCGATTCGGCCGATGCGCCGAGACAGCCGCTAAAGCCAGTGGGGATCAGCCAGGCCACAGTTGATTCCGCCAAACCAGTGGCTGGCGCAGCAGTGGTTGCGCCAGTGGTTGCTGCGCCTGCGCCAGTTGCGCCGGCGCCTGAGCCAGAACCTGAACCTGAACCTGAAACTGTGTCGGCTGCGCCGGTGGTCGCGCCGGAACCGGCCAACGAGCCTGAACCGGTCGTCGACCTGCCCTGGAATGATCCGGTAGAGACTGACGTCGAGGTCGAGCTGGCGCCCGCCGTGGAGCCCGTGCTGGAAACCAGCAGCGAGCAGCCCGAGCTGACGCCGATGCCTACGCCGACCCCGGACAGCGTAGTGCTGGATGCACCGGAGTGGGTGTCTGCGCCGGTCCCCGAGCCCACCGTGGCTCAGGTGGAAGCCGCTACGCCGGGCATCGACCTCGACGACGAACCGCCGCTGGATGAAGACTACATCGAGCCGGACATGGATTCGGCCTACAGCTACCTGGACGACCTGGCCAGCGAACACACCGCCGAGCCAGCCCCCGAGCCCGAGGCTGAGCCTGCCGCGGCCCCGGCCACCGGCCTGGCCCTGCAATGGCTGGAGTTGTTCCCGAAACTGCCGATTTCCGGCATGACCGGCAGCATCGCCGCCAACTGCACACTGATCTCCATCGAAGGCGACCACTGGCTGTTGCACCTGGACCCGGCCCACAGCGCCCTGTTCAACGCCACCCAGCAGCGCCGCCTGAACGATGCGCTTAACCAGTACCATGAGCGCCCGCTGACCATCGCCATCGAGCTGATCAAGCCGGAGCAGGAAACCCCGGCCCAGGCCGCGACCCGCCGGCGTATCAACCGTCAGCGCGAGGCCGAGGATTCGATCCACGGTGATCCGCTCATCCAGCAAATGATGCAACAGTTCGGTGCGGTCGTCCGTCACGATACTATTGAACCTGTCGAAGCCCCGGTGCCCCAAGCGTCATGA
- a CDS encoding NADP-dependent oxidoreductase, which yields MPQEPTLNQRIVLVSRPQGAPTPENFRLERVNLPELADGQVLLKTLYLSLDPYMRGRMSDAPSYAAPVEIDEVMTGGAVSRIEQSRNPKFEVGDLVVGSTGWQSHSISDGRNLMPVPNGLASPSMALGVLGMPGMTAYMGLMDIGQPTAGETLVVAAASGAVGSVVGQVAKLKGLRVVGIAGGADKCRYVVDELGFDACVDHKSATFANDLALACFKGVDIYFENVGGKVFDAVVPLLNPKARIPLCGLIAGYNAHEAPSGPDRLPALQRTLLTKRVRIQGFIVFDDYGDRQPEFLSAMAPWVRDGKIKFREDVVDGLEQAPEAFIGLLEGRNFGKLVVRVAQD from the coding sequence ATGCCTCAAGAACCGACCCTGAACCAGCGCATCGTCCTGGTCTCACGCCCGCAGGGCGCACCCACCCCGGAAAATTTCCGCCTGGAGCGTGTGAATCTGCCGGAGTTGGCAGACGGCCAAGTCCTGCTGAAAACCCTGTACCTGTCCCTCGACCCCTACATGCGCGGACGTATGAGCGACGCACCGTCCTACGCGGCGCCAGTGGAAATCGACGAAGTAATGACCGGTGGCGCTGTCAGTCGCATCGAACAGTCGCGCAATCCGAAATTCGAAGTGGGCGACCTGGTGGTCGGCTCCACCGGCTGGCAAAGCCACAGCATCTCCGACGGTCGTAACCTGATGCCGGTGCCCAATGGCCTGGCCAGTCCGTCCATGGCCTTGGGTGTGCTGGGCATGCCGGGCATGACCGCCTACATGGGCCTGATGGACATTGGCCAGCCCACGGCCGGGGAAACCCTGGTGGTGGCCGCGGCGTCCGGCGCAGTGGGCTCGGTGGTGGGGCAGGTGGCCAAGCTCAAGGGCTTGCGCGTGGTCGGGATAGCAGGTGGCGCAGACAAGTGCCGTTATGTGGTGGACGAATTGGGCTTCGATGCCTGCGTCGACCACAAGAGCGCGACCTTTGCCAATGATCTGGCGCTGGCGTGCTTCAAAGGCGTCGATATCTATTTTGAAAACGTCGGCGGTAAGGTGTTCGACGCCGTGGTGCCGCTGCTCAATCCCAAGGCGCGCATTCCACTGTGCGGGCTGATCGCCGGCTACAACGCCCATGAAGCGCCCAGCGGTCCCGACCGGTTGCCGGCGCTGCAACGAACGCTGCTGACCAAGCGCGTGCGCATCCAGGGCTTTATCGTGTTCGACGACTACGGTGACCGCCAGCCCGAGTTCCTCAGCGCCATGGCGCCGTGGGTGCGCGACGGCAAGATCAAGTTCCGCGAAGACGTGGTCGACGGTCTGGAGCAGGCACCCGAGGCCTTTATCGGTTTGCTGGAAGGGCGCAACTTCGGCAAGTTGGTGGTGCGCGTCGCGCAGGATTGA